Proteins encoded by one window of Mycolicibacterium cosmeticum:
- a CDS encoding DUF1697 domain-containing protein produces the protein MTRYAAFLRGVNVGGVNLKMAEVARVFTDAGFGDVKTVLASGNVLLDSNSGVEKVRSTAEAALRKAFGYDAWVLAYDLDTLRDISAGYPFEREVPEHHSYVTFVSDDAVLDELAGLAADAGETAARGAGVLYWQVARSATLDSAIGKTMGKKRYKSSTTTRNLRTLDKVLR, from the coding sequence GTGACGCGTTATGCCGCCTTCCTGCGCGGCGTCAACGTCGGCGGGGTGAACCTGAAGATGGCCGAGGTGGCCAGGGTGTTCACCGACGCCGGCTTCGGCGATGTCAAGACGGTGCTGGCCAGTGGAAATGTGTTGCTGGACAGCAACTCCGGGGTAGAGAAGGTACGCAGTACGGCGGAGGCCGCGTTACGGAAGGCGTTCGGATACGACGCCTGGGTGCTGGCCTACGACCTGGACACGCTGCGCGACATCAGCGCCGGATACCCGTTCGAACGCGAGGTGCCCGAGCACCACTCCTATGTCACCTTCGTCAGCGACGACGCGGTGCTCGACGAGCTCGCCGGCCTGGCGGCCGATGCCGGCGAGACGGCCGCGCGCGGGGCCGGTGTCCTGTACTGGCAGGTCGCCCGTTCGGCGACGCTGGACTCCGCGATCGGCAAGACCATGGGCAAGAAGCGCTACAAGTCGTCGACCACCACCCGCAACCTGCGCACGCTGGACAAAGTGCTGCGCTGA
- a CDS encoding class I SAM-dependent methyltransferase, translated as MTSEKIDGSALTGVSETALLTLQVRANEARRPDAILDDPVAIDLVDAIDFDFAKFGPSRRQDMALRALTFDAATRDYLRDHPAATVVALAEGLQTSFYRIDASDVGDRFRWLTVDLPPIVALRESLLPPSDRVRACAQSALDYSWMDEVGAAATSSSDSDDGVFITAEGLLMYLQPDEALGLIAACAQRFPGGQMMFDLPPHWFAWGSRNGLLRPSLRYRVPPMPFSLSVAQAAELAATIPGVRAVHDVPLQPGRGRVVNTLIWAAHRLPLLNSVRGVVILLEFG; from the coding sequence GTGACTTCGGAGAAGATCGACGGCTCGGCACTGACCGGGGTGTCCGAGACGGCGCTGTTGACGTTGCAGGTCCGCGCCAACGAGGCCCGCAGGCCCGATGCCATCCTCGACGATCCGGTGGCGATCGACCTCGTCGACGCCATCGACTTCGACTTCGCCAAGTTCGGCCCGTCCCGGCGCCAGGACATGGCGCTGCGCGCGCTCACCTTCGACGCCGCCACCCGCGACTACCTCCGCGATCATCCGGCCGCCACCGTCGTCGCCCTCGCCGAGGGGCTGCAGACCAGTTTCTACCGCATCGACGCCTCCGACGTCGGCGACCGGTTCCGTTGGCTCACCGTCGATCTGCCGCCGATCGTGGCGCTGCGCGAGAGTCTGCTACCGCCGTCGGACCGGGTCCGGGCGTGCGCACAATCGGCACTGGACTACAGCTGGATGGATGAGGTCGGAGCCGCGGCGACATCGAGCTCGGACTCCGACGACGGTGTCTTCATCACCGCGGAGGGGCTGTTGATGTACCTGCAGCCCGACGAGGCGCTCGGCTTGATCGCCGCCTGCGCGCAGCGGTTCCCCGGTGGGCAGATGATGTTCGACCTGCCGCCGCATTGGTTCGCCTGGGGTTCGCGCAACGGCCTGCTGCGGCCGTCGTTGCGCTACCGGGTTCCGCCGATGCCGTTCAGCCTGTCGGTCGCCCAGGCGGCGGAGCTGGCCGCCACGATTCCCGGTGTCCGCGCCGTGCATGATGTCCCGCTGCAGCCGGGACGCGGCCGGGTGGTGAACACCTTGATCTGGGCCGCGCACCGGCTTCCACTGCTGAACTCGGTGCGCGGAGTGGTCATCTTGCTGGAGTTCGGCTGA
- a CDS encoding alpha/beta fold hydrolase, with protein MGQPLVLIAGLTLDLTSWPAEMVDGLTGQGFRVIRLDNRDVGRSTWATTAPPGTLRQLTRRPRADGYDLGDMAADVIALLDHLDIDRAHLVGMSMGGMIAQTVAARYPDRVLTLTSIFSTTGAPDVGQPALSTLALLAKRPPRTKQAFIDRHVAMMKHLAGRGFPLDVEAAADYAGGAWERGPGPCAGAGVARQINAIFKSGDRTAELGRITAPTLVVHGDRDRIVHPSGGAATAAAIPAARHLTIPGMGHDLAPGLIRRLVTVIGQNAARGRVSRTPAR; from the coding sequence ATGGGACAGCCGCTGGTGCTCATCGCCGGTCTCACGCTGGATCTCACCTCCTGGCCGGCGGAGATGGTCGACGGGCTGACCGGGCAGGGCTTCCGCGTCATCAGGCTGGACAACCGCGACGTCGGGCGGTCCACCTGGGCTACCACCGCGCCGCCCGGTACGCTGCGCCAGCTCACTCGCCGCCCCCGCGCAGACGGCTACGACCTGGGCGACATGGCCGCCGACGTCATCGCCCTGCTCGACCACCTCGACATCGATCGGGCGCACCTGGTGGGGATGTCGATGGGCGGCATGATCGCCCAGACGGTCGCCGCCCGGTATCCCGACCGGGTGCTGACCCTGACCTCCATCTTCTCGACGACCGGAGCGCCGGACGTCGGGCAGCCGGCCCTTTCCACGTTGGCGTTGTTGGCCAAGCGGCCGCCACGGACCAAGCAGGCGTTCATCGATCGACACGTCGCGATGATGAAACATCTTGCCGGCAGGGGCTTCCCGCTGGATGTCGAGGCGGCGGCCGACTACGCCGGCGGTGCGTGGGAGCGCGGACCGGGTCCCTGTGCCGGCGCCGGGGTGGCGCGCCAGATCAACGCGATCTTCAAATCCGGCGACCGTACCGCCGAACTCGGCCGGATCACCGCCCCGACACTGGTCGTGCACGGCGACCGGGACCGGATCGTGCATCCCAGCGGTGGCGCCGCCACCGCGGCCGCGATCCCGGCTGCCCGCCATCTCACGATCCCGGGGATGGGCCACGACCTGGCTCCCGGCCTCATCCGCCGCCTGGTGACGGTGATCGGTCAGAACGCGGCCCGCGGCCGGGTCAGCCGAACTCCAGCAAGATGA
- a CDS encoding flavin-containing monooxygenase has translation MTHTEHLDVLIVGAGISGIGAAYYLQREHPGRSYAIIEARGATGGTWDLFRYPGIRSDSDLHTFGYEFKPWRDEHAIATADKILAYLRETVAENGIDRRIRFHHKVIAAAWHSADSRWVVDIERDGELIQISANWLFCAGGYYRYDQGYTPEFPGRERFTGQVVHPQHWPHDLDYTGKKVVVIGSGATAVTLIPAMAPTAGHVTMLQRSPTYVMPVPAKDGFANTAKKLLGDKRGYALTRRKNILKQRSVYVFCQKYPRAARKLIRYINTKQLPAGYPVDEHFNPSYNPWDQRLCAVPDGDLFKVLGDGSASVVTDRIATFTERGIALESGRELEADIIVTATGLQVQLFGGMRLTVDGVPVNPAETVAYKGIMLSGVPNFAFAFGYTNSSWTLKVGLLCEHFCRLLSYMDANGFDAVRPEFSDPAMTTLPLIDFGAGYISRSAAELPRQGANGPWQMTMNYTADAETLRNGPVTDPNLRFSTRVAATEPVAAR, from the coding sequence CACCTCGACGTGCTGATCGTCGGCGCCGGCATCTCGGGTATCGGCGCTGCCTACTATCTGCAGCGGGAGCACCCGGGCCGCAGCTACGCCATCATCGAGGCGCGCGGCGCCACCGGCGGCACGTGGGACCTGTTCCGCTATCCGGGCATCCGGTCGGACTCCGACCTGCACACCTTCGGGTACGAGTTCAAGCCGTGGCGCGACGAGCATGCCATCGCCACCGCCGACAAGATCCTGGCCTACCTGCGCGAGACGGTGGCCGAGAACGGGATCGACCGCCGGATCCGGTTCCACCACAAGGTGATCGCCGCGGCATGGCACAGCGCGGACTCGCGCTGGGTGGTCGACATCGAGCGGGACGGCGAGCTGATCCAGATCTCGGCCAACTGGCTGTTCTGCGCCGGCGGCTACTACCGCTACGACCAGGGCTACACCCCGGAGTTCCCCGGCCGCGAGCGGTTCACCGGCCAGGTGGTGCATCCGCAGCACTGGCCGCACGACCTGGACTACACCGGCAAGAAGGTCGTGGTGATCGGCAGCGGCGCCACCGCGGTGACACTGATCCCGGCGATGGCGCCGACCGCCGGACACGTCACCATGCTGCAGCGCTCACCCACCTACGTGATGCCGGTCCCGGCCAAGGACGGCTTCGCCAACACCGCCAAGAAACTGTTGGGTGACAAACGCGGCTACGCCCTCACCCGGCGCAAGAACATCCTCAAACAGCGCTCGGTCTACGTCTTCTGCCAGAAGTACCCGCGGGCCGCCCGCAAGCTGATCCGGTACATCAACACCAAACAGTTGCCCGCCGGCTACCCGGTCGACGAGCACTTCAACCCGAGCTACAACCCGTGGGATCAGCGGCTGTGCGCGGTGCCCGACGGCGACCTGTTCAAGGTGCTCGGCGACGGCAGCGCCTCGGTGGTCACCGACCGGATCGCCACCTTCACCGAGCGCGGTATCGCACTGGAGTCCGGCCGTGAGCTGGAGGCCGACATCATCGTCACCGCAACGGGTTTGCAGGTCCAGCTGTTCGGCGGGATGCGGCTCACCGTGGACGGGGTGCCGGTGAACCCCGCGGAAACCGTGGCCTACAAGGGCATCATGCTTTCCGGCGTGCCCAATTTCGCCTTCGCGTTCGGCTACACCAACTCGTCGTGGACGCTCAAGGTCGGGCTGCTGTGCGAGCACTTCTGCCGGTTGCTGTCCTACATGGACGCCAACGGTTTCGACGCGGTCCGCCCGGAATTCAGCGACCCGGCCATGACGACGCTGCCGCTGATCGACTTCGGCGCCGGCTATATCAGCCGCAGCGCCGCCGAGCTGCCCCGCCAAGGGGCGAACGGCCCCTGGCAGATGACGATGAACTACACGGCCGACGCCGAAACGCTGCGCAACGGGCCGGTGACCGACCCGAACCTGCGGTTCAGCACGCGCGTCGCGGCAACCGAACCCGTCGCCGCTCGATGA